One region of Phoenix dactylifera cultivar Barhee BC4 unplaced genomic scaffold, palm_55x_up_171113_PBpolish2nd_filt_p 000143F, whole genome shotgun sequence genomic DNA includes:
- the LOC103711982 gene encoding LOW QUALITY PROTEIN: chloride channel protein CLC-f (The sequence of the model RefSeq protein was modified relative to this genomic sequence to represent the inferred CDS: deleted 1 base in 1 codon) has protein sequence MSGEEYGTDDHKALLRSAPSASDSDLEANGLPAVATPTSARRSGIGDLLRHLDRGLSSRSWSRSRRYTDHGGSPLAFDDPAHDPLGDGAPPEWALLLIGCLLGLATGICVAAFNHGVHVIHEWAWAGTPNEGAAWLRLQRLADTWHRILLIPVTGGVVVGMMHGLLEIFEQIKQSRSSQRQGIDLLAAMFPTIKAIQAAVTLGTGCSLGPEGPSVDIGKSCANGCSEMMENNRERRIALVAAGAAAGIASGFNAAVAGCFFAIETVLRPLRAENSPPFTTAMIILASVISSTVSNVLLGEKPAFIVPTYELKSAAELPLYLILGMLCGAVSVAFTWLVVWFSKSFDYIKERFGLPAVVCPALGGLGAGMIALRYPGILYWGFTNVEEILHTGKSASAPGIWLLTQLAGAKVIATALCKGSGLVGGLYAPSLMIGAAVGAVFGGSAAQVINSAIPGNAAVAQPQAYALVGMAATLASVCSVPLTSVLLLFELTKDYRILLPLMGAVGLAIWVPSVANQSKDSEVLESRSSGHGYSSLLSAEDRNEAVWRRLDGRGDRELSTVETGIHQHELLTGEVVLDDLKVSQAMSRNYVKVVPTVMVKEALKLMHDNHQSCVLVVDDEDFLEGILTLGDIQRKGLEACGGTPLTPKGDSTGLDVNNCLISSCLTRGFKYQGIERGLLTCFPDTDLTTAKDLMEAKGIKQLPVVRRGGGPRNGWKRGLVALLHYDSIGRCLREEVEHRKTIYLHRKDLQEITTNGH, from the exons ATGTCGGGGGAAGAGTACGGGACCGACGACCACAAGGCCCTCCTCAGATCCGCTCCCTCGGCGTCCGACTCCGATCTGGAGGCCAACGGGCTGCCGGCGGTGGCGACGCCGACGTCCGCAAGGAGGAGCGGGATCGGGGACCTTCTGAGGCACCTGGATCGTGGTCTCTCTAGCCGGAGCTGGAGCCGGAGCCGCCGGTACACGGACCACGGGGGATCGCCTTTGGCGTTCGATGACCCGGCACACGACCCCCTCGGCGACGGCGCGCCGCCGGAGTGGGCGCTGCTGCTTATTGGGTGCCTTCTTGGTCTCGCCACCGGTATTTGCGTCGCTGCCTTTAACCATGGG GTGCATGTAATACACGAATGGGCATGGGCAGGTACCCCAAATGAGGGTGCTGCCTGGCTGCGCTTACAGAGACTGGCTGATACTTGGCACAGAATACTGTTAATTCCTGTTACAGGAGGAGTTGTTGTCGGCATGATGCATGGATTACTTGAAATATTCGAGCAGATAAAGCAGTCAAGATCTTCACAGAGGCAAGGTATTGATTTGCTGGCTGCAATGTTTCCAACGATAAAGGCCATCCAGGCTGCAGTTACTTTGGGCACAGGTTGTTCATTAGGCCCTGAGGGGCCCAGCGTCGATATTGGCAAATCTTGTGCAAATGGGTGTTCGGAAATGATGGAGAACAATAGAGAAAGGAGGATTGCTCTTGTTGCAGCTGGTGCAGCTGCTGGGATTGCTTCAG GTTTCAACGCAGCAGTTGCTGGATGTTTCTTTGCTATTGAAACTGTGCTGAGGCCACTTCGAGCAGAAAACTCTCCTCCATTTACAACTGCTATGATAATATTGGCTTCTGTTATATCATCCACAGTATCAAATGTTTTACTTGGAGAAAAGCCAGCTTTTATTGTGCCGACGTATGAATTAAAATCTGCTGCTG AATTACCTCTATACCTTATTCTAGGGATGCTGTGTGGAGCAGTGAGTGTGGCTTTCACTTGGTTGGTAGTTTGGTTCTCAAAATCATTTGattatataaaagaaaggtTTGGTCTTCCTGCTGTTGTATGTCCTGCCTTAGGTGGCTTAGGTGCAGGCATGATAGCTCTTAGGTATCCTGGAATATTGTACTGGGGTTTCACCAATGTTGAAGAAATCCTACACACGGGGAAGAGCGCTTCAGCCCCTGGAATTTGGCTGTTAACTCAGCTAGCTGGGGCGAAAGTAATAGCAACTGCTCTTTGCAAGGGTTCTGGTCTTGTAGGTGGTCTTTATGCTCCAAGCTTGATGATTGGTGCTGCTGTTGGCGCTGTTTTTGGTGGTTCAGCTGCACAAGTGATAAACTCAGCAATTCCAGGAAATGCTGCTGTTGCCCAACCACAAGCCTATGCATTG GTTGGAATGGCTGCTACGCTAGCTTCAGTTTGTTCAGTTCCACTGACCTCAGTATTGCTCCTCTTTGAGCTAACAAAGGATTACAGAATATTGCTTCCACTCATG GGAGCTGTTGGTTTAGCAATCTGGGTGCCTTCTGTGGCAAACCAGTCCAAAGATAGTGAGGTATTGGAGTCCAGGTCATCTGGGCATGGTTATTCTTCTCTTTTGTCCGCTGAAGACAGAAATGAAGCTGTCTGGAGAAGACTTGATGGAAGAGGTGATCGTGAACTTTCTACAGTAGAAACTGGAATTCACCAACAT GAGCTATTAACGGGGGAAGTGGTTCTGGATGACCTGAAG GTTTCTCAGGCCATGTCAAGGAATTATGTTAAAGTTGTACCGACAGTTATGGTGAAAGAAGCTTTAAAACTTATGCATGATAACCATCAAAGTTGTGTTCTTGTTGTTGATGATGAAGATTTTCTGGAGGGAATTCTTACACTAGGTGACATTCAGCGGAAAGGATTAGAAGCATGTGGAGGGACTCCTCTTACTCCCAAGGGAGATTCAACAGGTTTAGAT GTGAACAATTGTCTCATTTCATCATGCCTTACTCGAGGGTTTAAGTATCAGGGGATTGAACGTGGACTATTAACATGTTTCCCTGACACTGACTTGACAACTGCAAAGGATCTTATGGAGGCCAAAGGAATCAAGCAGTTGCCCGTGGTCAGGCGTGGGGGGGGCCCTAGAAATGGATGGAAGCGTGGACTTGTTGCTCTTCTTCATTATGATTCAATTGGGCGCTGCCTTAG AGAGGAAGTGGAACACAGGAAGACCATCTACCTGCATAGGAAAGATCTCCAGGAAATCACCACAAATGGGCATTGA